A window of the Xiashengella succiniciproducens genome harbors these coding sequences:
- a CDS encoding diphosphate--fructose-6-phosphate 1-phosphotransferase, producing MLKSPLQIERGKYIPKMPTSLKGIVKIVEGEKTQSVADQDQIKAMFPNTYGLPILKFETGNEMKQYPAYKVGVVLSGGQAPGGHNVISGLFDGLKACNPDNKLYGFLGGPSGLVDNKYKELTADIIDEYRNTGGFDIIGSGRTKLETPEQFDMVHQNCKALGVNAVVIIGGDDSNTNACILAEYFAAKKTGIQVIGVPKTIDGDLKNEVVETSFGFDTACKTYSELIGNIQRDANSAKKYYHFIRLMGRSASHICLECALETQPNITIVSEEVEKKQMTLDQLVSEIAEVVVRRAEKGLNYGTVLIPEGVVEFIPEMKILISELNDILAEHEAEVAVLESNKDKRDFVASKLSKASSEVFNSLPNNISNQLMLDRDPHGNVQVSAIETEKLLMDMTKAKLKQLKKDGKYTGKFGALGHFFGYEGRCAIPSNFDADYCYTLGYTASLLISEGKTGYMASVKNLTKPADQWIPGGAPITMMMNMEKRHGELKPVIQKALVELDGAPFKKLVENRESWAMNSNYLYPGPIQYFGPASVSDVTTQTLLLEQSK from the coding sequence ATGTTGAAGAGTCCACTACAAATTGAAAGAGGAAAATACATTCCCAAGATGCCAACATCTTTGAAGGGGATTGTAAAAATCGTTGAGGGTGAGAAAACACAATCAGTAGCAGACCAGGATCAAATCAAGGCCATGTTCCCAAATACCTATGGTCTTCCAATTCTTAAGTTTGAGACTGGTAACGAAATGAAACAATATCCTGCATACAAGGTTGGAGTTGTTCTTTCTGGAGGTCAGGCACCCGGCGGACATAATGTGATTTCTGGTCTGTTTGACGGACTGAAAGCATGTAACCCTGATAATAAGCTGTATGGTTTCCTTGGTGGCCCCAGCGGTCTGGTTGACAACAAATATAAGGAACTGACTGCCGATATTATTGATGAATATCGCAATACTGGAGGATTTGATATTATTGGTTCGGGTCGTACAAAGCTGGAAACTCCGGAACAATTCGACATGGTTCACCAGAATTGCAAGGCTTTGGGTGTAAATGCCGTTGTTATCATCGGTGGTGATGATTCCAACACCAATGCTTGTATCCTTGCTGAGTACTTTGCTGCAAAGAAGACCGGAATTCAGGTTATAGGTGTACCCAAGACAATTGACGGTGACCTGAAAAACGAGGTTGTTGAGACTTCTTTTGGTTTTGATACAGCCTGCAAGACATATAGTGAACTAATTGGTAACATCCAGAGGGATGCAAACTCAGCCAAGAAGTACTATCACTTTATCAGGTTGATGGGACGTTCAGCTTCTCATATCTGTCTTGAATGTGCACTTGAGACTCAACCAAATATCACAATTGTATCAGAGGAAGTTGAAAAGAAACAGATGACCCTGGATCAACTTGTATCTGAGATAGCTGAAGTAGTGGTAAGAAGGGCTGAAAAGGGTCTTAATTATGGTACCGTATTGATTCCTGAAGGAGTTGTTGAGTTCATTCCCGAAATGAAGATTCTGATTTCAGAACTGAATGATATTCTTGCTGAACATGAAGCTGAAGTTGCAGTACTTGAGTCTAACAAGGATAAGAGAGATTTTGTAGCATCCAAGCTTTCAAAGGCATCTTCAGAAGTATTCAACAGTCTGCCCAACAATATTTCAAATCAGTTGATGCTTGACAGGGATCCACACGGTAACGTTCAGGTTTCGGCTATCGAAACTGAAAAGTTGCTTATGGATATGACCAAGGCTAAGCTTAAACAACTGAAGAAAGATGGTAAGTACACCGGCAAATTTGGTGCTTTGGGTCACTTCTTCGGATATGAAGGTCGTTGTGCTATCCCATCCAACTTTGATGCTGACTACTGCTACACCCTTGGCTATACGGCTTCACTGTTGATCTCTGAAGGTAAGACTGGTTATATGGCTTCTGTAAAGAATCTTACAAAACCAGCAGATCAGTGGATTCCAGGAGGTGCTCCGATTACTATGATGATGAACATGGAAAAGCGCCATGGAGAACTGAAACCTGTAATTCAAAAAGCACTTGTTGAACTGGATGGAGCTCCTTTCAAGAAGCTTGTTGAAAACAGGGAAAGCTGGGCAATGAACTCAAACTACCTGTATCCAGGTCCAATTCAGTATTTTGGTCCTGCATCTGTTAGTGATGTTACAACTCAGACTCTGCTTCTTGAGCAAAGCAAATAG
- the uvrA gene encoding excinuclease ABC subunit UvrA, with protein MASQKVNAQSHILLKGVRVHNLKNISVNIARNKFTVITGVSGSGKSSLAFDTLYAEGQRRYVESLSAYARQFLGRIDKPEVDYIKGIPPAIAIEQKVNTRNPRSTVGTSTEIYDYLKLLYARIGKTYSPVSGTEVKRHRVTDVVNFINSYKEGTRAEILAPLHVPEGRTLKEHLAILNKQGFSRISTSDGVVAISDVLEKDQTASLKNAEISLVVDRIAVSHGDRDNTSRIADSVQTAFYEGFGEAMVKVYDGNEASTYSFSNRFEADGITFEEPSENLFAFNNPVGACPTCEGFGSVIGIDEDLVVPDKSLSVYEDAIACWKGEKLSEWKNLLIQNAHKFGFPVHTPYGELTEEQRQLLWDGNRYFHGINDFFKHLEEKLYKIQNRVMLARYRGKTKCPECKGTRLRKEASWVIVAGYSISDLVVMPVSKLYELFFSLELNDHEKAVAERIMIEIRSRLDFLNRVGLGYLTLNRLSSTLSGGESQRINLATSLGSSLVGSLYILDEPSIGLHSRDTEKLIQVLRDLQKLGNTLVVVEHDEDIIRACDEIIDIGPGAGQFGGQVVYQGEFSRLSSVPESLTTQYLTGKEKIALPTRRRAFTSCIEVAGARENNLKGITVKFPLNVLTVVTGVSGSGKSSLVKSILYPALKKLKGGFADKTGVFDKLRGSIDQISDVEMVDQNPIGKSSRSNPATYLKAWDEIRKLMSDEKQAKQEGLKPSHFSFNIDGGRCDECQGEGTIKVEMQFMSDLVLKCESCGGKRFKPEILEITHRGKNVSDILEMTIDEAIEFFRGSEGTTAQRVVNRLQPLVDVGLGYVKMGQSSSTLSGGESQRIKLASFLSMEKSSPTMFIFDEPTTGLHFHDIAKLLKAFADLIARGHTIVVVEHNMEVIKMADYIIDLGPEGGDKGGHLVFEGRPEDLLKIKESYTGMYLAPYLK; from the coding sequence ATGGCCTCTCAGAAAGTCAACGCCCAGTCACATATTCTCTTAAAGGGTGTACGGGTACATAATCTAAAGAATATCTCAGTCAATATAGCGCGCAATAAATTCACTGTTATTACAGGTGTTTCAGGCTCAGGTAAGAGCTCCCTTGCTTTTGATACCCTATATGCCGAGGGTCAACGTCGCTATGTTGAAAGCCTTAGTGCTTATGCCCGCCAATTTCTTGGACGCATTGACAAGCCGGAGGTTGACTACATTAAGGGTATTCCCCCGGCAATTGCAATAGAGCAAAAGGTCAACACACGTAATCCAAGATCTACTGTAGGTACATCAACGGAAATATATGATTATCTAAAACTACTCTATGCCAGGATTGGCAAGACATATTCACCTGTTTCGGGAACTGAGGTTAAGCGTCACAGGGTTACAGATGTCGTCAATTTTATAAACTCCTACAAGGAAGGCACCAGGGCAGAAATCCTGGCTCCCCTGCATGTACCTGAGGGAAGGACACTAAAGGAACACCTGGCTATTCTCAATAAGCAGGGATTCAGTCGTATTTCAACAAGTGATGGTGTGGTTGCAATAAGTGACGTATTGGAAAAAGACCAAACTGCTTCCCTGAAAAATGCTGAGATAAGTCTTGTGGTTGACCGTATTGCGGTAAGTCATGGCGACAGGGACAATACATCCCGAATTGCAGACTCTGTACAGACCGCCTTCTACGAAGGTTTTGGAGAGGCGATGGTAAAGGTTTATGATGGGAATGAGGCAAGTACCTATAGCTTTTCAAATAGGTTTGAAGCTGACGGTATCACCTTTGAGGAACCGAGCGAAAATCTTTTTGCCTTTAATAATCCTGTAGGAGCCTGTCCCACTTGCGAGGGATTCGGAAGTGTGATAGGAATAGATGAAGATCTGGTAGTACCCGACAAGAGTCTGTCTGTATATGAGGATGCAATTGCATGCTGGAAGGGAGAAAAACTAAGTGAATGGAAGAACCTCCTAATACAAAATGCTCACAAATTTGGCTTCCCGGTACATACGCCCTACGGTGAACTAACAGAAGAGCAAAGGCAGCTTTTATGGGATGGAAACAGGTACTTCCATGGTATCAATGACTTTTTTAAGCATCTCGAGGAGAAACTGTACAAGATTCAGAATCGAGTAATGCTTGCCAGATACAGGGGTAAAACCAAGTGTCCTGAATGTAAGGGAACCCGTCTGCGGAAGGAGGCCTCATGGGTAATAGTAGCAGGCTATAGCATCAGTGATCTTGTAGTAATGCCTGTATCAAAACTTTACGAGCTCTTTTTCAGTCTTGAACTCAACGATCATGAAAAGGCCGTAGCAGAACGGATTATGATAGAGATACGCAGCAGGCTGGACTTCTTAAACCGTGTGGGCTTAGGCTATCTGACACTTAATAGGCTTAGTTCGACACTTTCAGGAGGGGAAAGCCAGAGAATCAATCTTGCTACCTCACTTGGAAGCAGTCTGGTTGGTTCGCTATACATTCTCGATGAACCAAGTATTGGTCTTCATTCAAGGGATACGGAAAAACTAATTCAAGTACTCAGAGACCTGCAAAAACTGGGCAACACACTTGTTGTTGTAGAACATGATGAGGATATTATCAGGGCGTGTGACGAAATAATAGACATAGGTCCTGGTGCCGGACAATTTGGAGGTCAGGTAGTCTATCAGGGCGAGTTCTCCAGGCTTTCATCAGTTCCTGAAAGTCTCACAACCCAATACCTTACCGGGAAAGAGAAAATAGCCCTGCCCACAAGGAGAAGGGCCTTTACTTCCTGTATCGAAGTGGCAGGAGCCCGTGAAAACAACCTTAAAGGGATTACGGTTAAGTTTCCACTTAATGTTTTGACTGTTGTAACAGGTGTTAGCGGTTCAGGCAAGTCCTCTCTAGTAAAAAGCATCCTCTACCCTGCCCTGAAAAAGTTAAAAGGTGGCTTTGCTGATAAGACTGGTGTATTTGACAAGCTTAGGGGTTCGATTGACCAGATAAGCGACGTCGAGATGGTTGATCAGAACCCCATTGGTAAGTCAAGTCGTTCTAATCCTGCCACCTATCTAAAGGCCTGGGATGAGATAAGGAAGTTGATGTCGGATGAGAAACAAGCAAAACAGGAAGGGTTGAAACCCTCACATTTCTCATTCAATATCGACGGAGGTCGTTGTGATGAATGCCAGGGTGAAGGTACTATCAAGGTTGAGATGCAGTTTATGTCCGACCTTGTACTTAAGTGCGAGAGTTGCGGTGGCAAAAGGTTCAAACCCGAAATTCTTGAAATCACTCATAGGGGTAAGAATGTATCGGATATTCTTGAGATGACCATAGATGAAGCTATAGAATTCTTCAGAGGAAGTGAAGGTACAACTGCCCAGAGGGTTGTAAATCGCCTTCAGCCATTGGTGGATGTTGGCCTGGGCTACGTCAAGATGGGACAGTCGTCAAGTACCCTAAGTGGTGGCGAGAGCCAGCGTATCAAACTTGCTTCCTTCCTTTCAATGGAGAAGAGCTCTCCTACTATGTTCATATTTGATGAGCCTACAACAGGTTTGCACTTCCATGATATAGCGAAACTGTTGAAAGCCTTTGCAGACCTGATAGCAAGGGGGCACACCATAGTAGTTGTGGAACATAATATGGAAGTTATCAAGATGGCCGACTATATCATAGATCTTGGTCCGGAGGGAGGAGATAAAGGAGGTCATCTCGTATTTGAGGGACGTCCTGAAGATCTGCTCAAGATAAAAGAGTCATATACGGGCATGTACCTTGCCCCTTATCTTAAGTGA
- a CDS encoding RNA polymerase sigma factor, with translation MTDILMLSDEELVKGFVSGEKKCFDVLLERHKQRVYSYIIMMVRKQELAEDLFQDTFLKVYNTLIEGRYSESGRFVSWVLRIAHNLVIDHYRRQKHFPVIYNDDCSKDMFNSTRFADRTIEEEIVFEEALKDVGDLVERLPDNQKEVVVMRHYLGLSFKEIAEETNVSINTALGRMRYALINLRKMMEERNAGLVQQA, from the coding sequence ATGACAGATATTTTGATGCTGTCGGACGAAGAACTTGTAAAAGGTTTCGTTTCCGGTGAAAAGAAGTGTTTTGACGTATTATTGGAACGTCACAAGCAAAGGGTTTACTCATACATTATCATGATGGTCCGCAAGCAGGAGCTTGCGGAAGATCTTTTCCAGGACACTTTCCTAAAAGTATATAATACGCTAATCGAAGGCCGATATTCTGAGTCCGGTCGTTTCGTCTCATGGGTTTTGCGCATAGCACATAACCTTGTAATTGATCATTACAGGCGTCAGAAGCATTTCCCGGTAATTTACAATGACGACTGTTCCAAAGACATGTTCAACAGTACCAGGTTTGCTGATCGCACCATCGAGGAGGAAATCGTATTTGAAGAGGCCCTGAAAGATGTTGGTGACCTGGTTGAAAGACTTCCAGACAATCAGAAGGAGGTTGTTGTTATGCGTCACTATCTTGGACTGAGCTTTAAGGAGATTGCTGAGGAGACCAATGTCAGCATTAATACAGCATTGGGACGAATGCGTTATGCTCTTATTAATCTCAGAAAGATGATGGAAGAGCGCAATGCAGGGCTTGTTCAGCAGGCATAA
- a CDS encoding 16S rRNA (uracil(1498)-N(3))-methyltransferase, with product MQIFYEPKIVENGGYLDPVESNHCVKVLRKREGDVIHIINGQGQLFEAEITDANARRCQVRILTETKEDPPAYVCHIAFAPTKNIDRTEWFVEKSTEIGIGIISPIFSMNSERRNLKNDRLDKIITSAVKQSGALWRPVLNELADFKTFIKQSFTGDKFIAHCHEDGDKPHLQDVVSRAKDTLVLIGPEGDFGPDEVKMARDLGFRSVSLGSARLRTETAALVACHIINLKNA from the coding sequence ATGCAAATCTTTTATGAGCCTAAGATTGTAGAAAACGGAGGTTATCTCGACCCGGTGGAATCAAATCATTGTGTGAAGGTTCTCAGGAAAAGAGAAGGAGATGTTATTCATATTATCAACGGACAGGGCCAACTCTTTGAAGCTGAGATTACAGATGCCAACGCAAGACGATGTCAGGTACGAATCCTTACCGAAACGAAGGAAGATCCTCCAGCTTATGTATGTCACATAGCCTTTGCTCCTACTAAAAACATAGACCGCACTGAATGGTTTGTTGAAAAGAGCACCGAAATAGGCATAGGAATAATAAGCCCCATATTCAGTATGAATTCAGAGCGGAGAAACCTTAAAAATGACAGACTGGATAAAATTATCACCTCAGCAGTAAAGCAGTCAGGTGCTCTATGGAGACCCGTTCTCAACGAACTCGCTGATTTTAAAACTTTTATAAAGCAAAGTTTCACTGGCGACAAGTTTATAGCGCATTGCCATGAAGATGGTGACAAGCCTCATTTGCAGGATGTAGTGAGCAGAGCAAAAGACACACTGGTACTGATCGGACCCGAAGGAGACTTTGGTCCTGATGAAGTCAAAATGGCCAGAGATTTGGGTTTCAGGTCTGTTTCATTGGGTTCGGCACGTCTTCGCACCGAGACTGCGGCTTTGGTAGCCTGTCACATCATAAATCTGAAAAACGCATAA
- a CDS encoding glycosyltransferase, whose amino-acid sequence MPAFSIIVPVYNRPEELNDLLDSLAVQTFKDFEVIIVDDGSEIKSEQLVSGYAKDFQVRYIYKENEGPGLARNAGAGQATGRWLLFLDSDCFLPVDYMEIVNRETASEDFDSFGGPDRPHHSFNVIQKAIGYAMSSVLTTGGIRGAAEKFDIFYPRSFNLGVRNSVFCSLNGFSSMRFGEDLDFSMRLLKKGYSSRLIKDAFVYHKRRKNLRAFFKQVYNSGIARINLELRHKGTLKLVHCLPTLFVLGHLAVLLASLCQPWLLLLLVPVPLIVFFHALRETKELHTACWAVPAVFTQNFGYGLGFLEALIVRKMLKQKEFQAFSKNFYK is encoded by the coding sequence ATGCCTGCTTTTTCTATCATAGTTCCTGTTTATAACAGGCCTGAGGAGTTGAATGATTTATTGGACAGTCTGGCTGTTCAGACATTCAAAGATTTTGAGGTAATAATCGTAGATGACGGCTCTGAAATAAAAAGCGAACAGCTGGTATCCGGGTATGCTAAAGATTTTCAGGTAAGGTACATCTACAAAGAAAACGAGGGACCTGGACTTGCCCGAAATGCAGGAGCCGGACAGGCAACCGGGAGATGGTTGTTGTTTCTCGATTCTGATTGCTTCCTTCCGGTGGACTATATGGAAATAGTAAACAGAGAGACGGCAAGCGAGGATTTTGACAGCTTTGGTGGTCCTGACAGACCTCACCACAGCTTCAATGTTATTCAAAAGGCTATTGGCTATGCAATGAGTAGCGTGCTGACCACGGGAGGTATCCGTGGGGCAGCTGAAAAGTTTGATATCTTCTATCCCCGCAGTTTTAACCTTGGCGTTCGCAATAGTGTCTTTTGTTCCCTGAATGGTTTTTCTTCGATGCGTTTTGGTGAAGACCTGGACTTTAGTATGCGTCTTTTGAAAAAGGGCTATTCTTCGAGACTTATAAAGGATGCTTTTGTTTATCACAAGCGTCGTAAGAATCTGAGAGCATTTTTCAAACAGGTATACAATTCGGGGATTGCAAGGATAAATCTTGAGTTGAGACATAAAGGAACCTTAAAGCTGGTTCACTGCCTGCCTACTCTCTTTGTTCTTGGGCATTTGGCTGTATTGCTTGCATCATTGTGTCAACCATGGTTACTGTTGCTGTTAGTTCCAGTTCCGCTTATAGTATTCTTCCATGCCCTGCGTGAGACAAAGGAATTACATACAGCCTGCTGGGCAGTTCCCGCTGTCTTCACACAAAACTTCGGATACGGACTTGGCTTTCTGGAAGCATTAATAGTGCGCAAAATGCTTAAGCAAAAGGAATTTCAGGCATTCAGCAAGAACTTTTACAAGTAA
- a CDS encoding TIGR01212 family radical SAM protein (This family includes YhcC from E. coli K-12, an uncharacterized radical SAM protein.), with amino-acid sequence MATGDRKYQWGTHRPFNDFGSHMRKRFNGLVQKVSIDAGFTCPNRDGSKGFGGCTFCNNETFKPVYSQASKTVSEQLKTGISLFEAKHPGTRYLAYFQAYTNTYGEISKLIELYEEALAFPGVIGLIVGTRPDCLPDHLLDYFEELSRKCYVAIELGIESTKDETLNRVNRGHDFQSSIDAIHRIASRNIPVGAHMILGLPGETKDDILGHAPIVSELPLSYLKLHQLQYVRGSKLGREYLKNPENFKVFELEEYVDLVVEFVVRLRPGIVLERFSSQSPYYLLIAPAWKLKNHELSHLVEKRLQELNLWQGKYYNAELDSIPQISRINA; translated from the coding sequence ATGGCAACAGGGGATAGGAAATACCAGTGGGGGACGCACAGACCATTCAACGATTTTGGCTCTCATATGAGAAAACGTTTCAACGGTCTGGTGCAGAAGGTTTCCATAGATGCCGGATTTACCTGTCCAAACAGGGATGGGAGCAAGGGCTTCGGAGGTTGTACCTTTTGTAATAATGAGACATTCAAACCTGTTTATAGTCAGGCATCTAAGACTGTAAGCGAACAACTAAAAACTGGAATAAGTCTCTTTGAGGCAAAGCATCCGGGAACCAGGTATCTGGCATACTTTCAGGCTTATACCAACACTTACGGTGAAATATCCAAACTTATTGAGTTATACGAAGAGGCACTTGCATTTCCAGGTGTAATTGGATTGATTGTGGGTACGCGACCAGACTGCCTTCCCGATCATCTCCTGGATTACTTTGAAGAGCTTTCCCGTAAGTGCTATGTTGCTATCGAACTGGGAATTGAGTCCACAAAGGATGAGACACTAAACAGGGTTAACAGAGGGCATGATTTCCAGAGTTCAATCGATGCAATACATCGGATAGCTAGTCGTAATATCCCTGTTGGTGCCCATATGATACTTGGGTTACCGGGAGAAACAAAAGATGATATCCTTGGACATGCGCCAATAGTTTCAGAGTTACCTCTCTCATACCTTAAACTGCACCAACTTCAATATGTACGAGGTTCAAAACTTGGCAGGGAATACCTGAAGAATCCGGAAAACTTTAAAGTTTTCGAGCTGGAGGAATATGTGGATCTTGTAGTTGAGTTTGTTGTTAGACTACGTCCCGGTATAGTACTTGAAAGATTTTCAAGTCAGTCTCCCTACTACCTGCTTATTGCTCCTGCCTGGAAGCTTAAAAACCATGAATTGAGTCATCTTGTCGAAAAAAGGCTGCAAGAGCTCAACCTATGGCAAGGAAAGTACTACAATGCCGAGTTGGATAGCATACCCCAAATATCCCGTATAAATGCATAA
- a CDS encoding RrF2 family transcriptional regulator — MANIIALSEAASIGLHSMVLIARSDETLNVGQIADKIHSSRHHVAKVLQRLAKSDYVSSSRGPSGGFTLKADPEKITLLDIFEAIEGKFAVQSCPADKDTCPFNKKCLLGDLSHNISSEIQNYMSGKTLADYL, encoded by the coding sequence ATGGCAAACATCATTGCACTATCTGAAGCGGCCTCAATTGGACTTCACAGTATGGTTCTGATTGCCAGGTCAGATGAAACGTTGAATGTAGGCCAAATTGCCGACAAGATTCATAGTTCACGTCACCACGTTGCTAAGGTCCTTCAAAGACTTGCTAAGAGCGACTATGTAAGTTCCAGCCGTGGACCATCCGGTGGTTTTACACTCAAGGCGGATCCTGAAAAGATTACCTTATTGGATATTTTTGAAGCTATTGAGGGAAAATTTGCGGTTCAAAGTTGCCCGGCAGATAAGGATACCTGTCCCTTCAATAAAAAGTGTCTTCTTGGGGATCTTTCTCACAATATATCGTCTGAGATTCAGAACTATATGTCAGGTAAAACACTGGCTGATTACCTCTGA
- a CDS encoding RimK family protein, translated as MKKIIVINHPQRWILDVPGVDVISPKEYLENETYAKMKNARVFNLCYDYAYQTRGYYVSLLAEARGQKVIPSVKNILDLKAHAIVKSISEAQDELIQKTFRHIRSSEYVLSVYFGRNFSPQYDKLAHELYMLLQAPMLRARFVKNGKWELASVKAFPFKEIPEQHIPYVYSFAEQYFMQKRYDKARVDKYKYDLAILVNTHEKAAPSNRKAISNFVEAAEKLGCNVELITKDDYSRLGEFDALFIRETTSVNHHTYKMSRRAQREGLAVIDSPESILKCANKVYLAELLALNKIPTPKTITIHSENVKGIEKQLGFPCVLKLPDSSFSQGVVKVSTPQEMKGKLKVMMKESDIIIAQEFLPTSYDWRVGVLNNEVLFVCKYYMAKDHWQIINWESKHKGDMMGNFDIFRTEDVPPHVVEVALKATKLIGNGLYGVDVKEVDGKAYVIEVNDNPNIDAGVEDCLLGEEIYTKIISHLLSMANR; from the coding sequence ATGAAAAAAATTATTGTAATCAATCACCCCCAACGATGGATCCTGGATGTTCCAGGAGTCGATGTAATATCACCAAAAGAGTATTTAGAGAATGAGACCTATGCAAAGATGAAGAACGCCCGTGTCTTCAACCTTTGCTATGACTATGCCTACCAGACCAGAGGATACTATGTGTCCCTGCTTGCAGAGGCAAGGGGACAAAAGGTAATACCCTCAGTCAAAAACATTCTGGATCTGAAGGCTCATGCTATTGTAAAATCAATCTCAGAGGCTCAGGATGAACTGATTCAGAAGACTTTCAGGCATATTCGATCGTCTGAGTATGTACTGAGTGTTTACTTTGGCAGGAATTTCTCTCCGCAATACGATAAGCTGGCCCATGAGCTATATATGTTGCTTCAGGCACCTATGCTTAGGGCCAGGTTTGTAAAAAACGGAAAGTGGGAGCTGGCATCCGTTAAGGCTTTTCCGTTCAAAGAGATCCCCGAGCAACACATACCATATGTTTACTCATTTGCCGAGCAGTACTTTATGCAGAAAAGGTACGACAAGGCCAGGGTTGATAAATATAAGTATGACCTTGCAATACTTGTAAACACACATGAGAAGGCAGCACCATCAAATAGGAAGGCTATCTCAAATTTTGTGGAGGCTGCTGAGAAGCTGGGATGCAATGTCGAACTGATTACAAAGGATGACTATAGCCGTTTGGGTGAGTTTGATGCACTGTTCATAAGGGAAACAACCTCGGTAAACCATCATACCTATAAGATGTCCAGAAGGGCACAAAGGGAAGGCCTGGCAGTTATTGATTCGCCGGAATCAATTCTGAAGTGCGCCAATAAGGTTTATCTTGCCGAGCTTCTTGCACTTAATAAGATTCCTACACCAAAAACAATTACTATACATTCTGAAAATGTTAAGGGTATTGAAAAACAACTTGGCTTCCCATGTGTTTTAAAGCTACCTGATTCATCATTTTCACAGGGAGTGGTCAAAGTGAGCACTCCTCAGGAGATGAAGGGCAAGCTTAAGGTCATGATGAAGGAGTCGGATATTATTATTGCCCAGGAATTCCTTCCAACATCTTATGACTGGAGGGTTGGAGTTCTCAATAATGAGGTTCTTTTTGTCTGTAAGTATTATATGGCAAAGGATCACTGGCAGATAATAAATTGGGAATCCAAGCATAAGGGTGATATGATGGGCAATTTTGATATCTTCCGTACCGAGGATGTCCCACCACATGTGGTTGAAGTTGCCCTCAAGGCTACAAAGCTGATTGGAAACGGATTATATGGAGTGGATGTTAAGGAGGTTGATGGAAAGGCCTATGTTATCGAGGTTAACGACAACCCCAATATTGATGCAGGGGTAGAAGATTGCCTGTTAGGTGAAGAAATATACACAAAAATTATAAGCCATCTTTTATCAATGGCAAACAGATAA
- a CDS encoding dihydroorotate dehydrogenase-like protein, with protein MAKLETTYLGLKLKNPVIVGSSGLTISLDKIRKFEEAGAGAVVLKSLFEEQITHEIDHAIYQGAGMDYPEAVDYVKNYARNHRVSEYLELIRQAKAETNIPIIASINCYSSDEWTDFAQQIERAGADALELNLFIINTDKNSNASTYEDVYYRIASTVTQVVSIPVSMKLGYYFSNLVAVVDKLSVCGAKGVVLFNRFYEPDIDVNNLTITTANVLSSSSDISRSLRWTAIVSDKVRNIDISASTGVHDGDSVIKLLLAGATTVQVCSALYKKGPELITEMIGRLQTWMDAKGFDSIERFRGLMSYAKMQNPAVYERVQFMKHFSKYE; from the coding sequence ATGGCAAAACTAGAAACCACTTATTTGGGATTAAAACTAAAGAATCCCGTAATAGTAGGAAGCTCAGGTCTTACAATAAGCCTTGACAAAATCAGGAAGTTTGAAGAAGCAGGTGCTGGTGCAGTGGTATTGAAGTCTTTGTTTGAAGAACAGATTACACACGAGATCGATCATGCGATATATCAGGGTGCAGGTATGGACTATCCTGAAGCCGTAGATTATGTTAAGAACTATGCGCGTAATCACAGAGTGTCTGAATATCTTGAGTTGATCAGGCAGGCAAAGGCTGAGACAAATATTCCTATTATAGCCAGTATCAATTGCTATTCATCTGACGAGTGGACAGATTTTGCCCAACAGATAGAAAGGGCAGGAGCAGATGCACTTGAGCTTAATCTGTTTATTATAAATACTGACAAAAATAGTAATGCCTCTACATACGAGGATGTTTACTACAGAATTGCAAGTACAGTTACACAGGTGGTTTCAATACCTGTATCCATGAAACTAGGATATTATTTCTCAAATCTGGTTGCAGTAGTTGACAAACTATCTGTATGTGGGGCAAAAGGAGTAGTTTTGTTTAATCGCTTCTATGAGCCTGATATAGATGTGAATAACCTGACGATTACTACGGCGAATGTGTTGAGTTCATCTTCAGATATCAGTCGTTCGCTAAGATGGACGGCCATCGTAAGTGATAAGGTGAGGAATATAGATATTTCTGCATCAACAGGAGTACATGATGGGGATTCAGTTATAAAGCTTTTATTGGCTGGTGCTACAACAGTTCAGGTATGCTCTGCATTATACAAGAAGGGACCCGAGCTGATAACTGAAATGATAGGAAGACTTCAGACCTGGATGGACGCAAAGGGCTTTGACAGTATTGAAAGGTTCAGAGGACTTATGTCTTATGCAAAAATGCAGAACCCGGCAGTATATGAGAGAGTGCAGTTTATGAAGCACTTCTCTAAGTATGAATAA